Proteins encoded in a region of the Desulfuromonas sp. genome:
- the lysA gene encoding diaminopimelate decarboxylase, with amino-acid sequence MPMSDGFKERLFPKAQEIAEHFGTPFHIYDETGIRATGEALKKAFASIDGFQEFYAVKALPNPKILELMKDMGFGFDCSSIPELILSRQIGATGEEIMFTSNNTTPQEFAAALGEGGCVLNLDDISLIDKVPEPFPELICFRYNPGPSRTGNVIIGNPVEAKYGVSTEQVAEAYRLAKAKGASRFGLHTMVASNELDYTYMVETARMVLEVVEMVEYELDIQFEFVNIGGGFGIPYHPEEKPLDLAAMSKDVTVLFKAFKEKHGYAPKMYMESGRFMTGPHGCLITSAINSKDIYRKYIGLDACMSSLMRPALYEAYHHIDVVGKENAAATETYDVVGSLCENNDKFAIQRQLPPIEDGDLVAIHDSGAHGHAMGFQYNGRLRPKELLLRTDGTVELIRRAETNDDYFATLSFEADSFKP; translated from the coding sequence ATGCCAATGTCTGACGGCTTTAAAGAACGTCTTTTCCCCAAAGCACAAGAGATCGCCGAGCATTTCGGCACTCCCTTTCATATCTACGATGAAACCGGGATCCGCGCGACCGGCGAAGCGCTGAAAAAGGCGTTTGCCAGTATTGACGGTTTCCAGGAGTTCTACGCGGTCAAGGCGTTACCGAATCCGAAGATCCTTGAACTGATGAAGGATATGGGCTTCGGCTTCGACTGCAGTTCGATTCCGGAACTGATCCTGAGTCGGCAGATTGGCGCAACCGGCGAAGAGATCATGTTCACCTCAAACAACACCACACCGCAGGAGTTTGCGGCGGCCCTCGGCGAGGGCGGATGTGTTCTCAACCTCGATGACATCTCGCTGATCGACAAGGTGCCGGAACCGTTCCCGGAGCTGATCTGCTTCCGCTACAATCCCGGTCCGAGCCGTACCGGCAACGTCATCATCGGCAACCCGGTCGAGGCGAAATACGGAGTCAGCACCGAACAGGTGGCTGAGGCCTACCGCCTGGCGAAGGCAAAGGGTGCCAGCCGGTTCGGCCTGCATACCATGGTCGCCTCGAATGAGCTCGACTACACCTACATGGTCGAAACCGCGCGGATGGTCCTCGAAGTGGTCGAGATGGTCGAGTATGAGCTCGATATCCAGTTCGAGTTTGTCAATATCGGCGGGGGCTTTGGTATCCCTTATCATCCTGAAGAAAAACCCCTCGATCTGGCGGCGATGAGCAAGGATGTTACGGTTTTGTTCAAGGCTTTCAAGGAGAAGCACGGCTACGCTCCGAAGATGTACATGGAGAGCGGCCGCTTCATGACCGGTCCGCATGGCTGCCTGATTACCTCGGCGATCAACAGCAAGGATATCTACCGCAAGTACATCGGCCTCGATGCCTGCATGTCGTCGCTGATGCGCCCGGCCCTCTACGAGGCGTACCACCACATCGACGTTGTCGGCAAGGAGAATGCCGCGGCCACCGAAACCTATGATGTGGTCGGCTCGCTGTGTGAAAACAACGACAAGTTCGCTATTCAGCGCCAGCTGCCGCCGATTGAAGACGGCGACCTGGTCGCCATCCATGACTCCGGCGCCCACGGTCACGCCATGGGCTTCCAGTACAACGGCCGACTACGCCCGAAGGAGCTGCTGCTGCGTACCGACGGTACCGTCGAGCTGATCCGCCGGGCCGAGACCAACGACGATTATTTCGCGACGCTGAGCTTCGAAGCCGACAGCTTCAAGCCGTAA
- a CDS encoding aldo/keto reductase has product MDATTQLGKTGLNINRLVYGTLPLGPLQSDLSPEKGGELIRYALEQGVTLLDTAELYGTYKHIREGIKDFSGEYLIASKTHAPTAAEARTHVERALREIDVPTLDIVHLHGARLQDPFVEREEVFAELLKMKQEGLIRHVGVSCHYICAVEKAAAHPEVEVVHPLINRPGMGIIDGSAEQMAAAIKKCADNGKGIYAMKALAGGNLIKQARASFRYVLDLPGVHAIAVGLLSKSEIDGNLKLFNEGTADPAEWEQLESRKRDILIMEQFCKGCGECVPACTNHGLYLEGGKAKVRREDCILCGYCAAACPEFFIRVV; this is encoded by the coding sequence ATGGACGCAACAACTCAACTCGGAAAAACCGGCCTCAATATCAACCGCCTGGTCTACGGCACCCTGCCGCTCGGGCCGCTGCAGTCGGATCTCTCCCCCGAGAAGGGGGGCGAGCTGATCCGCTACGCTCTGGAGCAGGGCGTCACTTTGCTCGATACCGCTGAACTCTACGGCACCTACAAACATATCCGCGAGGGAATTAAAGACTTTTCCGGCGAATACCTGATCGCCAGCAAGACGCATGCGCCGACCGCCGCCGAGGCCCGCACCCATGTCGAACGGGCCTTGCGCGAGATTGACGTGCCGACCCTCGATATCGTCCACCTGCACGGTGCCCGTCTGCAGGATCCTTTTGTTGAGCGGGAGGAGGTCTTTGCCGAATTACTGAAGATGAAGCAGGAGGGGCTGATCAGGCATGTCGGCGTCTCCTGCCATTATATCTGCGCCGTCGAGAAGGCGGCCGCGCATCCCGAGGTCGAAGTGGTGCATCCGCTGATCAACCGACCCGGCATGGGCATTATTGACGGCAGCGCCGAACAGATGGCGGCGGCGATCAAAAAGTGCGCGGACAACGGCAAGGGGATCTACGCGATGAAAGCCCTGGCCGGCGGTAATCTGATCAAGCAAGCCCGGGCAAGCTTTCGCTACGTGCTCGACCTGCCGGGTGTTCACGCCATCGCCGTCGGGCTGCTCTCGAAATCCGAAATCGACGGCAACCTGAAGCTTTTCAACGAAGGCACTGCCGACCCGGCGGAGTGGGAGCAGCTCGAATCCCGCAAACGCGATATCCTGATCATGGAGCAGTTCTGCAAAGGGTGCGGCGAGTGCGTACCGGCCTGCACCAACCACGGCCTTTACCTCGAAGGCGGCAAGGCAAAGGTCCGGCGCGAGGATTGTATTCTCTGCGGCTAC